In one Dermacentor variabilis isolate Ectoservices chromosome 4, ASM5094787v1, whole genome shotgun sequence genomic region, the following are encoded:
- the LOC142577814 gene encoding uncharacterized protein LOC142577814 has product MVLAMFQQNTADHDDLTNSSYPQDVSSSSLSRIAVWKAVYAQHRSRLRTIWERTLEIQSSSPGEGSQLEHPHRAAGGGADLATPGTESDRDGSAAFPSQPQEDVGLTAKPEDVPNKNMNARALPTGTLHLGGVDLSSNLGNRQPSGDVDASVSQRPRQLLNESPSTSR; this is encoded by the coding sequence ATGGTGCTTGCCATGTTCCAGCAGAACACGGCGGACCACGACGATTTGACCAACAGCAGCTATCCTCAGGACGTCAGCAGCTCCTCCCTGTCGCGCATCGCCGTCTGGAAGGCAGTGTACGCGCAGCACCGCTCGAGGCTTCGCACAATCTGGGAGCGCACGCTCGAGATTCAGTCCTCGAGCCCTGGCGAGGGATCGCAGCTTGAGCACCCGCACCGGGCCGCTGGGGGCGGCGCAGATCTCGCAACACCCGGAACCGAGTCCGATAGAGACGGCTCAGCGGCGTTTCCCAGCCAGCCACAGGAGGACGTCGGGCTCACGGCTAAGCCCGAGGACGTCCCCAACAAGAACATGAACGCCAGAGCATTACCAACAGGGACGCTCCATCTTGGTGGCGTAGATCTCTCGTCAAATCTCGGAAACCGCCAGCCCAGCGGAGACGTGGACGCCAGTGTGTCGCAAAGGCCGCGACAATTGCTGAATGAAAGTCCGAGCACGTCTCGCTAG